Proteins from a single region of Pseudodesulfovibrio portus:
- a CDS encoding flagellar brake protein, protein MSNNDVKQPAIAPSNATVSKIPGIKMSVAVGKEVVVRVPDVPHSYRGRVVGFDPYEYIIVSVRLPSKIRRELAGGGQIVLKYIHKGTVYGFRAHALDAIRTPAPLVFIEYPGVIEKIELRRETRREVNIDGELHADNAAHECLVVNLSTTGCKISARATAKDPLTATRVDDTMVVSFNLGAEGVLKLPLAVRNIKRERGILTLGTMFLDLNSKEEEAIGKHLEKVKRLTR, encoded by the coding sequence ATGTCGAACAACGACGTCAAACAGCCCGCCATCGCTCCCTCGAACGCAACGGTGTCGAAGATTCCCGGCATAAAGATGAGCGTGGCCGTGGGCAAGGAAGTGGTGGTCCGCGTGCCGGACGTCCCGCACTCCTACCGGGGCCGCGTGGTCGGTTTTGATCCCTACGAATACATCATCGTCAGCGTCCGGCTGCCGTCCAAGATACGCCGGGAGCTCGCGGGCGGCGGACAAATCGTGCTCAAGTACATCCACAAGGGCACGGTATACGGGTTCCGGGCCCACGCCCTGGACGCCATCCGCACGCCGGCTCCCCTCGTCTTCATCGAGTATCCGGGCGTCATAGAAAAGATCGAGTTGCGCAGGGAAACCCGCCGCGAGGTGAACATCGACGGCGAACTGCACGCCGACAACGCCGCCCACGAGTGCCTGGTGGTCAACCTGTCCACCACCGGCTGCAAGATTTCCGCGCGGGCCACGGCCAAGGACCCGCTCACCGCCACCAGGGTGGACGACACCATGGTGGTGTCGTTCAATCTCGGCGCGGAGGGGGTGCTCAAACTCCCCCTGGCCGTCAGAAACATCAAGCGGGAAAGAGGCATCCTCACATTGGGCACCATGTTCCTCGACCTGAACAGCAAAGAAGAGGAAGCCATCGGCAAACACCTGGAAAAGGTGAAGCGGCTCACACGGTGA
- a CDS encoding HD-GYP domain-containing protein — protein MIKKISIDELEPGMEVVKLSSEMWEHLPHLYAEPGIIESGEQVARLKAEGYRQVFVQMKDENRGLTDEQRLDQLISNREAAPAHKERAPFPQAMKATRVTYESAMSCAMRIVNDAKLGRKMDYQAAVDTASAIVDCAIRNPDTLVCLSKLSEFDDYTYTHSINVAAIAVVFGEYIGMTREELVDLGMAGMMHDLGKTSVDQNIVNKPAKLTPEEFAEMRKHPAYGFVLLKSNPDIPSKVLEAVRLHHEKYNGSGYPSGLTRREIPAFARIICLADIYDALTSNRCYRDAILPNKALGIMYGMREQEFDPLEIQLFIKCLGIFPSGSLVQLNTGDYAVVRESNPGKPLSPKIRVILNKTMHPIRARDVNLADGVKSGDTELEIIECADPGVYKKSLINYMTAN, from the coding sequence ATGATCAAGAAGATATCCATAGACGAACTCGAACCGGGCATGGAGGTGGTCAAGCTCTCCTCGGAGATGTGGGAACACCTGCCGCACCTGTATGCGGAACCGGGCATCATCGAATCCGGCGAACAGGTCGCACGGTTGAAGGCGGAGGGCTACCGGCAGGTCTTCGTGCAGATGAAGGACGAAAACCGCGGGTTGACGGACGAGCAGCGGCTGGACCAGCTCATTTCCAATCGCGAAGCCGCCCCGGCGCACAAGGAGCGCGCCCCATTCCCGCAGGCCATGAAGGCCACCCGGGTGACATACGAGTCCGCCATGAGCTGTGCCATGCGGATCGTCAACGACGCCAAGCTCGGCCGCAAGATGGACTATCAGGCCGCCGTGGACACCGCCAGCGCCATCGTGGATTGCGCCATCCGCAATCCGGACACCCTGGTCTGTTTGTCCAAGCTCTCGGAGTTCGACGACTACACCTACACCCACTCCATCAACGTGGCGGCCATTGCCGTGGTCTTCGGCGAATACATCGGCATGACCAGGGAAGAACTGGTCGACCTGGGCATGGCCGGGATGATGCACGACCTGGGCAAGACATCCGTGGACCAGAACATCGTCAACAAGCCGGCCAAGCTGACTCCCGAGGAGTTCGCCGAGATGCGCAAGCACCCGGCCTACGGGTTCGTCCTGCTCAAATCCAACCCGGACATCCCGTCCAAGGTCCTCGAAGCGGTCAGGCTGCACCATGAGAAGTACAACGGCAGCGGCTACCCAAGCGGGTTGACCCGCAGGGAAATCCCCGCCTTTGCCCGGATCATCTGCCTGGCCGACATATACGACGCCCTGACCTCCAACCGGTGCTACCGGGACGCCATCCTGCCCAACAAGGCGCTGGGCATCATGTACGGCATGCGCGAGCAGGAGTTCGATCCCCTGGAAATCCAGCTTTTCATCAAGTGCCTGGGCATCTTCCCGTCGGGCAGCCTGGTGCAGCTGAACACCGGCGACTACGCCGTGGTCCGGGAGTCCAACCCCGGCAAGCCTCTCAGCCCGAAGATCAGGGTCATCCTGAACAAGACCATGCACCCCATCCGGGCCCGGGACGTGAACCTGGCCGATGGCGTGAAAAGCGGCGATACCGAACTGGAAATAATTGAATGTGCCGATCCGGGAGTCTACAAAAAGAGTCTCATCAACTACATGACCGCCAACTGA
- the amrA gene encoding AmmeMemoRadiSam system protein A yields the protein MNDFRFELTDEEKTYLRELVAQSIRFRFNPSDGPFGPPEPPTAKLKEHLGAFVTLKIGGSLRGCIGNVQGSGELFRTVWNMARSAAFEDPRFPPLTEGEFHAVEYEISILSPLAPCPDPEQVEVGRHGLIMSRDGRSGLLLPQVPVEWGWDRETFLAQTCVKAGLPQNAWKDRETTILWFEAVVF from the coding sequence ATGAACGACTTCCGCTTCGAGCTGACCGACGAGGAAAAAACCTATCTGAGAGAACTGGTGGCGCAGTCCATACGGTTCAGGTTCAACCCGTCCGACGGCCCCTTCGGCCCGCCGGAGCCGCCCACGGCCAAGCTGAAGGAGCACCTGGGGGCCTTCGTCACCCTCAAGATCGGCGGCTCCCTGCGCGGCTGCATCGGCAACGTCCAGGGCTCGGGCGAACTGTTCCGCACGGTCTGGAACATGGCCCGGAGCGCGGCCTTTGAGGACCCACGTTTTCCGCCGTTGACCGAAGGCGAGTTCCACGCCGTGGAATACGAAATATCCATCCTGAGCCCGCTGGCGCCCTGCCCGGACCCGGAACAGGTGGAGGTGGGCCGTCACGGGTTGATCATGTCCAGGGACGGCCGGTCCGGCCTGCTCCTGCCCCAGGTGCCCGTGGAGTGGGGGTGGGACAGGGAGACCTTCCTGGCGCAGACCTGCGTCAAGGCCGGGCTGCCCCAAAACGCCTGGAAGGACCGGGAGACCACCATCCTCTGGTTCGAGGCGGTGGTCTTCTGA
- a CDS encoding secondary thiamine-phosphate synthase enzyme YjbQ produces the protein METIQVRTHEREELLDITTAVRKAVNENGWSDGALLLYCPHTTGAITVNEGADPDVVRDIVVNMRKLVPHRGDYHHAEGNSDAHIKSSMFGCDQMVIVEGGNLQLGTWQKIYFCEFDGPRTRKLWVKWLGA, from the coding sequence ATGGAAACCATTCAGGTCAGGACACACGAACGAGAGGAATTGCTCGACATCACCACGGCCGTCCGCAAGGCGGTCAACGAGAACGGCTGGTCCGACGGCGCGTTGCTGCTGTACTGCCCGCATACCACCGGGGCCATCACGGTCAATGAAGGAGCGGATCCAGATGTCGTCAGGGACATCGTCGTGAACATGCGCAAGCTGGTCCCCCATCGCGGCGACTACCACCACGCCGAGGGCAACTCGGACGCGCACATCAAATCATCCATGTTCGGCTGCGACCAGATGGTCATCGTGGAGGGGGGCAACCTCCAGCTCGGCACCTGGCAGAAAATCTACTTCTGCGAGTTCGACGGCCCGAGGACGCGCAAGCTGTGGGTCAAGTGGCTGGGCGCCTAG
- a CDS encoding cysteine-rich small domain-containing protein, whose product MKNSYRFFSNTECEYFPCHKTARPEQFNCLFCFCPLYFFEECGGNYRVLKSGVKDCTTCLIPHTPKGYDHILARLKARFDEVRSGADDEEE is encoded by the coding sequence ATGAAGAACAGCTATCGATTTTTCAGCAACACCGAGTGCGAATACTTCCCCTGCCACAAGACGGCCAGGCCGGAGCAGTTCAACTGCCTGTTCTGCTTCTGCCCGCTCTATTTCTTTGAGGAGTGCGGCGGCAACTACCGCGTGCTGAAGTCCGGGGTGAAGGATTGCACCACCTGCCTGATACCCCACACTCCGAAGGGGTACGACCACATTTTGGCCAGGCTCAAGGCGCGCTTCGACGAGGTGCGGTCCGGGGCGGACGACGAAGAGGAATAA